Proteins encoded by one window of Panicum virgatum strain AP13 chromosome 7N, P.virgatum_v5, whole genome shotgun sequence:
- the LOC120681845 gene encoding DNA-directed RNA polymerases II, IV and V subunit 9A-like codes for MSAMKFCRECNNILYPKEDRDRRTLFFACRNCEHQEVSDNNCVYRNEVHHTAGERTQVLQDVASDPTLPRTKTVRCTLCGHGEAVFFQATARGEEGMTLFFVCCSPDCGHRWRE; via the exons ATGAGTGCCATGAAGTTTTGCCGCGAGTG caacaacatcctGTACCCCAAGGAGGACAGGGACAGGCGCACCCTCTTCTTTGCATGTCGCAACTGCGAGCACCAG GAGGTCTCTGACAATAACTGCGTCTATCGGAACGAGGTGCACCACACTGCTGGGGAGCGAACACAGGTCTTGCAGGATGTTGCTTCTGACCCAACTCTTCCCAGAACCAAGACCGTCCGCTGCACTCTGTGTGGGCACGGAGAGGCTGTTTTCTTCCAG GCTACGGCAAGAGGGGAGGAGGGGATGACCCTGTTCTTTGTGTGTTGCAGCCCTGATTGCGGTCACCGGTGGAGGGAATGA